Proteins from one Gemmatimonadota bacterium genomic window:
- a CDS encoding PadR family transcriptional regulator, translating to MGHQARGLLPGTVDLVILQTLTHGALHGFAISRSIRARSDGALELQDAALYQALHRLEKAAWIEAEWGISEKGRRAKYYELTTAGDRHLEHEVSFWRSYAAAVFKVLEPVSQES from the coding sequence ATGGGGCACCAGGCGCGAGGGCTTCTGCCCGGCACGGTCGATCTGGTCATTCTGCAGACGCTCACACACGGCGCCTTGCACGGCTTCGCAATCTCTCGATCGATCCGCGCGCGCTCGGACGGAGCGCTCGAGCTCCAGGACGCGGCGTTGTACCAGGCGCTGCATCGGCTGGAGAAGGCCGCATGGATCGAGGCCGAGTGGGGCATCTCCGAGAAGGGTCGGCGCGCGAAGTACTACGAGCTCACGACCGCCGGTGACCGCCACCTCGAACACGAGGTGAGTTTCTGGCGGTCGTACGCGGCGGCTGTCTTCAAGGTGCTAGAGCCAGTGAGCCAGGAGAGCTGA
- a CDS encoding class I SAM-dependent methyltransferase — protein MTCDAGQGGAHYLLGHTEHELRRLDIQGELYREATLRAFRDAGIEPGMRVLDIGCGTGDVSRAVATVVGESGSVLGIDRGGKAVEAARAWARKGGLTNVDFAVSEIDEFHRPADFDAVVGRFILMHQPDPARVLASVVRSVRAGGVVCMLESYMDALLSGPHSFPSSPLYDEIVRWKSAVVAGAGADLHAGGRLKQLFRDAGLPEPIARLEARLEGGPESPYYEYIAHSVRSMLPEAERQGLGGFTVADVDALEGRLRDEVLESGGMLVAWPVVAAFCRLPAAP, from the coding sequence GTGACGTGCGACGCCGGGCAAGGCGGTGCTCACTACCTGCTCGGTCACACCGAGCACGAACTGAGACGGCTCGACATCCAGGGTGAGCTGTATCGTGAGGCCACGCTGCGCGCCTTCCGGGATGCCGGCATCGAGCCCGGCATGCGAGTTCTCGACATCGGATGCGGGACGGGAGACGTCTCACGCGCGGTCGCTACAGTGGTGGGGGAGTCCGGATCGGTCCTGGGCATCGATCGCGGAGGAAAGGCAGTCGAAGCAGCTCGGGCGTGGGCACGGAAGGGTGGGCTCACGAACGTCGACTTCGCTGTGAGCGAGATCGACGAGTTCCACAGACCCGCCGACTTCGACGCTGTAGTGGGTCGCTTCATTCTCATGCATCAGCCCGATCCCGCTCGGGTGCTCGCGTCCGTCGTGCGCTCGGTCCGAGCGGGCGGGGTCGTCTGCATGCTCGAGTCGTACATGGACGCGCTGCTCAGCGGCCCCCACTCATTCCCCTCTTCGCCGCTCTACGACGAGATCGTGCGGTGGAAGAGCGCGGTCGTCGCAGGAGCGGGCGCGGACTTACACGCGGGCGGCCGTCTCAAGCAGCTCTTCCGTGACGCCGGGCTGCCCGAGCCGATCGCGCGGCTCGAGGCGCGCCTGGAGGGAGGCCCTGAAAGCCCCTACTACGAATACATCGCCCACAGCGTTCGCAGTATGCTGCCCGAGGCAGAGCGCCAGGGCCTGGGTGGCTTCACGGTCGCTGACGTGGACGCGCTCGAGGGTCGCCTGCGCGACGAGGTCCTCGAGAGCGGAGGCATGCTCGTGGCGTGGCCCGTGGTGGCTGCGTTCTGCCGCCTTCCCGCAGCTCCCTGA
- a CDS encoding ABC transporter permease gives MAGHFKRAFRLDRSSRTDARASVDDELEHHVELCVEELVETGWESDDAQREALRQFGDMDETKAYCEDMQTRRGAVERRTMLADEVWQDLKYALRTLLKAPGYAGLVILTLAFGVAANTTIFSLMNPYLFRPLPYESADELVQVNQANPITGWDMDRFSYPQYEDWKARTRAFSDVGAYRYGSANIMGDEGSEQVQASHVTANMFDVLGAPAALGRTFLSEEGRPGGSQVVVLDHGLWQRRYAGDPNLIGRTINVDGVQRTVIGVMPENFNFPFGGVKLWMPLQVESTSVNRGSLPYQLIGRLNEGWTQERARTELSQIQRELGAQYPDVDGRMEGVTVKPLREALNFAWDIMSISFKVLLGAVAFVLMIACVNVASLTLARGSSRQREVSIRAAMGARRGRIIRQLLTESLVLAALGGALGIGFSYWFASILNPLLPEDLYRIGDITIDGTVLAFSLLVTFATPVIFGMIPALKASKVDLSIGLKEGSKGSGGLATSTGRRLLVVAQVAFAVVLITGAGLMVRSFVSVQDIDLGFDADRIVVAEVLLPTNAYPSREERLAFVDEAVQQLRSTPGVAAASAVSWLPLNHESMTSQIARPSMVSVPADEWPLAVLNYTHPDYFETMGIELLEGRDFGTMDGESSQPVVIVSRALVNRLWPNESPIGQVLLAGEPPEAQSYTVVGVVSNVRHGDLTLGDLGPQMYRPTLQAGGRRYFLVSRTSGDPSTLVAGVRGTLQGVNSNLSYGVRPMNGVVQENQLQWSISSLFLSVFGAGALLLATLGIYGLISYSVSQREREFGVRIALGATAAEIRGIVVGDGMRLTVVGLVLGLAAALALGQLASAILYEVSPYDPVTLAGVMLLFLAVSAFASLLPAVRASGTDPATVLRSE, from the coding sequence GTGGCCGGCCACTTCAAGCGGGCGTTCCGGCTGGACCGGTCGTCCCGAACCGATGCACGAGCATCTGTGGACGATGAGCTCGAGCACCACGTGGAGCTGTGCGTCGAGGAGCTGGTGGAGACGGGGTGGGAAAGCGACGACGCGCAGCGCGAGGCACTGCGTCAGTTCGGCGACATGGATGAGACCAAGGCGTACTGCGAAGACATGCAAACGAGGAGAGGGGCGGTGGAGAGAAGAACGATGTTGGCGGACGAAGTCTGGCAAGACCTCAAGTACGCGCTGCGCACGCTGCTCAAGGCACCGGGATACGCCGGGCTCGTGATTCTGACGCTCGCGTTCGGCGTGGCCGCCAACACCACCATCTTCAGCCTGATGAACCCGTATCTCTTCCGCCCACTCCCGTATGAGTCGGCCGACGAGCTGGTTCAGGTCAACCAAGCGAACCCGATCACCGGGTGGGACATGGACCGCTTCTCGTATCCGCAGTACGAGGACTGGAAGGCACGCACTCGGGCCTTCTCCGACGTCGGCGCGTACCGCTACGGCTCAGCGAACATCATGGGAGATGAAGGAAGTGAGCAGGTCCAGGCTTCCCACGTGACCGCCAACATGTTCGACGTGCTTGGCGCGCCCGCGGCTCTGGGGCGCACCTTCCTTTCCGAAGAAGGACGCCCTGGCGGAAGCCAGGTCGTGGTGCTGGACCATGGGCTCTGGCAGCGCCGGTACGCGGGTGACCCCAACCTCATTGGCCGCACAATCAACGTGGATGGCGTGCAGCGGACCGTGATCGGCGTGATGCCCGAGAACTTCAACTTCCCGTTCGGCGGCGTGAAGCTGTGGATGCCGCTACAGGTCGAGTCCACTTCAGTGAATCGAGGGAGCCTCCCCTATCAGCTGATCGGCCGACTGAACGAAGGCTGGACCCAAGAGCGGGCTCGGACCGAGCTCTCGCAGATCCAGCGGGAGCTGGGTGCGCAATATCCCGACGTCGACGGCCGCATGGAGGGCGTGACCGTGAAGCCGCTGCGCGAGGCGCTGAACTTCGCGTGGGATATCATGAGCATCAGCTTCAAGGTGCTGCTGGGCGCAGTGGCGTTCGTGCTCATGATCGCCTGCGTGAATGTCGCGAGCCTGACGCTCGCACGTGGCTCCAGCCGACAGCGAGAGGTGTCGATTCGTGCAGCGATGGGGGCCCGGCGTGGTCGAATCATCCGGCAGTTGCTCACAGAGTCCTTGGTGCTGGCGGCACTTGGCGGAGCGCTCGGTATCGGCTTCTCGTATTGGTTCGCGAGCATACTTAACCCGCTTCTGCCCGAGGACCTCTACCGGATCGGTGACATCACCATTGATGGGACCGTGCTCGCGTTCTCGCTTCTGGTGACCTTCGCGACACCGGTCATATTCGGGATGATCCCGGCGCTCAAGGCGTCGAAGGTCGATCTGTCCATCGGACTCAAGGAGGGCTCCAAGGGCTCCGGCGGTCTCGCGACCTCGACGGGACGTCGGCTGCTCGTCGTAGCTCAGGTGGCTTTCGCCGTAGTCCTGATCACCGGGGCAGGCCTCATGGTGAGGAGCTTCGTATCCGTGCAGGACATCGATTTGGGGTTCGACGCGGATCGTATCGTGGTGGCGGAAGTCCTGCTGCCGACGAACGCCTACCCGTCCAGAGAAGAGCGCCTCGCTTTCGTGGACGAGGCGGTGCAACAGCTTCGTAGCACGCCCGGAGTCGCGGCGGCATCGGCTGTTTCTTGGCTCCCCCTCAACCATGAGAGCATGACGTCCCAAATCGCTCGACCCTCCATGGTAAGCGTTCCCGCGGACGAGTGGCCGCTGGCGGTCTTGAACTACACGCATCCCGACTACTTCGAAACGATGGGCATCGAGCTGCTCGAAGGACGTGATTTCGGAACGATGGACGGCGAAAGCTCACAGCCCGTCGTGATCGTGAGCCGCGCTCTCGTCAACCGGCTTTGGCCGAACGAGAGCCCCATCGGACAAGTGCTGCTCGCCGGCGAGCCGCCGGAGGCCCAGAGCTACACCGTGGTGGGTGTGGTCTCGAACGTACGGCACGGTGACCTGACTTTGGGTGATCTGGGGCCACAAATGTACCGACCCACGTTACAGGCGGGCGGACGGAGGTACTTCCTGGTATCACGCACCAGCGGAGACCCATCCACTTTGGTCGCCGGCGTACGCGGGACCCTGCAAGGCGTGAATTCGAACCTGTCGTATGGGGTCCGCCCGATGAACGGGGTGGTGCAGGAAAACCAGCTCCAGTGGAGCATCAGCTCGCTCTTCCTGAGCGTCTTCGGAGCCGGAGCGCTGCTGCTCGCGACGCTCGGCATCTATGGGCTCATCTCGTATTCGGTGTCGCAGAGGGAACGTGAGTTCGGAGTGCGCATCGCGCTCGGCGCGACGGCCGCAGAGATCCGTGGCATCGTAGTGGGAGATGGTATGCGCCTCACTGTCGTGGGACTCGTGCTCGGCCTCGCGGCAGCGCTCGCTTTGGGGCAGCTCGCCTCCGCGATCCTGTACGAGGTGAGCCCGTACGATCCGGTGACGCTCGCCGGGGTGATGCTGCTCTTCCTGGCCGTTTCGGCGTTTGCGTCGCTTCTCCCTGCGGTACGCGCATCCGGTACGGACCCAGCCACCGTGCTGCGCTCGGAGTAG
- a CDS encoding c-type cytochrome, with translation MLRKSLHLGITGMLVAALTGGTANSLHAQHDANPYTAGLDVRAGRGLFERHCSRCHGLSAAGGETGPDLTTGRFRHASTDTGLFSVISRGVPNTEMMAFRRARSDQDVWQLVTYLRSLSGGPRVEVPGDPSKGERLYRDEGDCTSCHMIDGAGGLRGPDLSTIGDRRSPDDLLSDLVEPDERVRPRWWRMRVIHRDGTSVAGLRMNEGTYSVRILDEDNKLWSFRKRDLRESERIETSSMPSYAEMFSDDELVDVVAYLYGLTRGEG, from the coding sequence ATGCTCCGTAAGTCTCTGCATCTCGGAATCACTGGGATGCTCGTCGCCGCGTTGACAGGCGGCACGGCAAACAGCCTTCATGCGCAGCATGACGCCAACCCGTACACCGCGGGCCTCGACGTGCGAGCCGGCCGGGGGCTTTTCGAAAGACACTGCTCTCGCTGCCACGGACTCAGCGCGGCAGGGGGTGAGACCGGCCCCGACCTGACGACGGGCCGGTTTCGGCACGCGAGTACCGATACAGGCCTCTTCAGCGTGATCTCACGGGGCGTCCCGAACACCGAGATGATGGCGTTCCGCCGAGCACGCTCCGATCAGGACGTCTGGCAACTCGTCACGTATCTCCGCTCACTGAGCGGAGGGCCTCGCGTGGAAGTGCCTGGTGACCCTTCGAAGGGTGAGCGGCTGTACCGAGACGAAGGCGACTGCACCAGCTGCCACATGATCGACGGTGCAGGCGGTCTGAGAGGCCCGGACCTCTCGACGATCGGCGATCGCCGCTCACCGGATGACCTTCTGTCCGACCTGGTCGAGCCCGATGAGCGTGTGCGGCCGCGCTGGTGGAGGATGCGGGTCATCCATCGCGACGGCACGAGTGTCGCTGGCTTGAGGATGAACGAGGGCACGTACTCGGTCAGGATTCTCGATGAGGACAACAAACTGTGGTCGTTCCGGAAGCGAGATCTCCGTGAGAGCGAGCGTATCGAGACCTCGTCGATGCCCTCCTACGCGGAAATGTTCTCCGACGATGAATTGGTGGACGTCGTCGCGTATCTATATGGGTTGACGAGAGGTGAAGGGTGA
- a CDS encoding PQQ-dependent dehydrogenase, methanol/ethanol family: protein MTKWYALLSLVLFADPASAVQGPGEDPRPASTIAAAPSFSPVTSERLRNADAEPHNWLMYSGNYSSQRYSGLDQVHIQNVDQLQMQWVHQLRVLDRSETTPLVVDGVMYVTEAPATVIALDARTGTRYWRYEHEMPEDLNYCCGRNNRGVAVLGNRLFMSTLDAHLVALDARTGNLLWDAEVADEMAGYSKTAAPLVVGDKVITGIAGGEFGIRGFVDAYDAKTGERAWRLYTIPGPGEPGNETWAGDSWRTGGSATWMTGSYDPELNLVYWGTGNPGPDWNGDVRLGDNLYSDAVLAIDPDTGELKWYFQFTPHDVHDWDATQIPILADSRIDGRDRKLILWPNRNAFFYVLDRETGEFLHGKPYARQTWAEGLDKKGHPIRLPNTFPSLEGTTVSPSIGGGSNWWSPSYSPRTDLLYVNAYDGETTYFIRDEEYIEGERYTGGGGETPLPADKYASAIRAISPQTGDVEWEYPIQPRSSAGVLSTAGDLVFSGTPDGYFFALDALTGEERWHFNLGSRVHSAPMSYMVDGKQYVTIAAGNVLFTFGLGEQLAR, encoded by the coding sequence ATGACGAAATGGTACGCGCTCTTGAGTCTGGTGCTGTTCGCGGACCCGGCATCGGCCGTTCAGGGGCCGGGCGAAGACCCGCGTCCGGCGTCTACGATCGCGGCTGCACCTTCCTTCAGCCCCGTGACATCCGAACGCTTGCGGAACGCGGACGCGGAGCCCCACAACTGGCTCATGTACTCGGGCAACTACTCGAGTCAACGGTACTCTGGGTTGGACCAGGTCCACATTCAAAACGTGGACCAACTGCAGATGCAGTGGGTCCACCAGTTGCGCGTGCTCGACCGATCCGAGACGACACCGCTCGTCGTCGACGGCGTGATGTATGTGACCGAAGCGCCGGCCACCGTCATCGCGCTCGATGCCAGAACAGGGACTCGGTACTGGCGCTATGAGCACGAGATGCCCGAAGACCTGAATTACTGTTGCGGCCGGAACAACCGAGGCGTCGCCGTCCTCGGAAACCGGCTGTTCATGAGCACGCTGGATGCCCACCTCGTCGCGCTCGACGCGAGAACGGGCAACTTGCTTTGGGACGCGGAAGTCGCCGATGAGATGGCTGGCTACAGCAAGACTGCCGCCCCGCTCGTCGTCGGAGACAAGGTCATAACAGGGATCGCGGGCGGAGAATTCGGAATCCGCGGGTTCGTCGACGCATACGACGCGAAGACCGGCGAGCGTGCCTGGAGACTCTACACGATTCCGGGTCCGGGAGAGCCTGGCAACGAGACGTGGGCGGGCGACTCCTGGCGCACCGGAGGCTCGGCGACCTGGATGACCGGGTCGTACGATCCCGAGCTCAACCTCGTCTATTGGGGAACGGGCAATCCAGGACCCGACTGGAACGGGGACGTCAGGCTGGGGGACAACCTGTACTCGGATGCGGTGCTGGCGATCGATCCGGACACCGGCGAGCTGAAGTGGTACTTCCAGTTCACTCCGCACGACGTCCACGACTGGGACGCCACACAGATTCCGATTCTGGCCGATTCCCGCATCGACGGTCGCGATCGCAAGCTGATTCTCTGGCCGAACCGAAACGCCTTCTTCTATGTGCTCGACCGTGAGACCGGCGAGTTCCTTCACGGTAAGCCGTATGCGAGGCAGACCTGGGCCGAGGGTCTCGATAAGAAAGGACACCCGATCCGGCTACCGAACACGTTTCCGAGCCTGGAGGGGACGACCGTCTCGCCGTCGATCGGAGGGGGCTCGAACTGGTGGTCGCCGAGCTACAGTCCTCGCACGGATCTGCTATACGTCAACGCATACGACGGTGAGACGACATACTTCATCCGCGACGAGGAGTACATTGAGGGCGAGCGCTACACGGGTGGCGGAGGCGAGACGCCGCTACCGGCCGACAAGTACGCGAGCGCGATCAGGGCTATCTCGCCGCAAACCGGCGATGTGGAGTGGGAGTACCCCATCCAGCCGAGATCCAGCGCGGGTGTGCTCTCGACTGCGGGCGATCTCGTCTTCAGCGGCACGCCCGACGGCTACTTTTTCGCGTTGGACGCGCTAACCGGAGAGGAGCGGTGGCATTTCAACCTCGGCTCTCGAGTTCATTCGGCGCCCATGAGCTACATGGTTGACGGCAAGCAATACGTGACCATCGCTGCCGGGAACGTCCTCTTCACGTTTGGACTGGGCGAGCAGCTGGCGAGGTGA
- a CDS encoding amino acid permease: protein MSRKKALGLWTCLALVVGNMVGAGAYLVPSTLGRYGAISLVGWLVTAGGAVCLAAVFARMSRIMPAEGGPYAYTREAFGDFPAFLVAWGYWVSVWIGNAAIATAFTSYLTPFFPAIEDSPVVMASVALGAIWLLTALNVWGLREAAIVQTVTTVLKVIPLVVFATLGLFWVDTANFTPFNASGESHLSAVMATAVLTLWGLMGLESATIPADEVEDPARTIPLVTVWGTVATAVIYVASTVAVMGVLPMSELAESSAPFADAAGRMWGSGAGKLVAAAAALAGFGVLNGWVLMQGQMPLAPSRDGLFPGSFGRLNQHGTPGFTLLLSSFLCTVLVIANFTRGLVGLFTFALVLATVTVLLSYVLTPLAHIVLICRDPGRWGGRGASLAVVVSALAAAYSVFAIAGAQMREILLGALLFTAGVPFYLWSTRKRAGPDAH from the coding sequence TTGAGCCGCAAGAAGGCCCTGGGGCTGTGGACCTGCCTCGCGCTGGTCGTTGGCAACATGGTGGGCGCGGGTGCGTATCTCGTGCCTTCCACATTGGGCCGGTATGGTGCGATATCCCTGGTCGGCTGGCTCGTCACTGCAGGCGGGGCTGTGTGTCTCGCCGCGGTCTTCGCCCGCATGTCGCGCATCATGCCCGCGGAGGGTGGGCCATATGCGTACACCAGGGAGGCGTTCGGAGACTTCCCGGCGTTCCTGGTCGCGTGGGGATACTGGGTCTCGGTGTGGATCGGCAATGCGGCGATCGCGACGGCGTTCACAAGCTATCTGACGCCTTTCTTCCCGGCGATCGAGGACTCTCCCGTGGTCATGGCTTCGGTCGCGCTGGGCGCGATTTGGCTACTTACCGCGCTCAACGTCTGGGGTCTTCGGGAGGCGGCCATCGTTCAGACCGTGACCACGGTGCTCAAGGTCATACCGCTGGTGGTGTTCGCGACGCTCGGCCTGTTCTGGGTAGATACCGCGAACTTCACGCCGTTCAATGCGAGTGGTGAGTCGCACCTGTCGGCCGTAATGGCTACGGCGGTACTCACGCTTTGGGGTCTCATGGGGCTCGAGTCGGCTACGATTCCCGCGGACGAAGTGGAGGATCCCGCGCGTACGATTCCGCTCGTCACGGTGTGGGGAACGGTAGCCACTGCGGTCATCTACGTCGCGAGCACCGTAGCCGTGATGGGCGTACTCCCCATGAGCGAGCTCGCCGAGTCGTCGGCTCCGTTTGCGGACGCGGCGGGTCGCATGTGGGGGAGCGGTGCGGGCAAGCTTGTCGCCGCCGCCGCGGCACTCGCGGGCTTCGGGGTTCTCAACGGTTGGGTGCTCATGCAGGGTCAGATGCCGCTCGCTCCGTCTCGCGACGGCCTCTTCCCGGGGAGCTTCGGTCGGCTGAACCAGCACGGTACTCCGGGCTTCACACTGCTACTCTCTTCGTTCCTGTGCACGGTCCTGGTCATCGCCAACTTCACGCGGGGGCTCGTCGGGCTCTTCACCTTTGCGCTCGTGCTGGCGACGGTGACCGTGTTGCTCTCGTACGTGCTCACGCCGCTGGCTCACATCGTGCTGATCTGTCGTGATCCGGGCCGCTGGGGCGGACGGGGCGCGAGCCTGGCGGTGGTCGTGTCCGCGCTCGCCGCGGCGTACTCCGTGTTCGCGATCGCGGGTGCTCAGATGCGGGAGATCTTGCTGGGGGCGCTACTCTTCACGGCAGGCGTCCCATTCTATCTCTGGAGTACGCGGAAGCGTGCCGGCCCAGACGCTCACTGA
- a CDS encoding phosphocholine cytidylyltransferase family protein: MQPGKHFNFDTESSEPLPTVVRTAIILAAGMGVRLKDRGELTPKGCMCLGEKSIVEESVLRLLAVGIERIVIVTGHHAEQYEPLQDRYHQTVLLVHNPHFADSGSMYSLYCARHCVDEAFLLLESDLVYEPRALTTCLENPSENVVLLAGFSKTSDECLVETRNGRLVAISKNRESLGTEVRGEMVGICKISPSLFSAMLEMAEQRFGTTRHVDYETDCLVAAAWGVPISCPVVEDLVWCEIDDETHLARARDEIYPVVQRTDLNRELRDSQRLRSNLGKFKTVGFFDERELIIRHIHDLEQCAPELERQGYTVQRDVSDGKRVGCRIFREDSLRVPSKSRLRFPWIGIWEHEVGEDGLIALPPEDVRYRPEDFLPLEQTDFLGVSVGVPHNPTAVLNTYFGSSDWMEVCQLPYRDHRNGGDLTGFPDDKFKVRGSSSDRSSVALLVDSL; this comes from the coding sequence ATGCAGCCAGGGAAACATTTCAACTTCGACACCGAGAGCAGCGAACCTCTCCCGACCGTGGTTCGAACAGCCATCATTCTCGCCGCCGGCATGGGAGTTCGCCTGAAAGATCGGGGCGAACTGACGCCCAAGGGGTGCATGTGCCTAGGGGAAAAATCGATCGTCGAGGAGTCCGTTTTGCGGCTGTTGGCGGTGGGTATCGAACGGATTGTGATCGTCACGGGGCACCACGCGGAACAGTATGAGCCCTTGCAGGACCGGTATCACCAGACGGTTCTATTAGTCCACAACCCGCACTTTGCGGATTCGGGCAGCATGTATTCGCTGTACTGTGCCCGTCACTGCGTTGACGAAGCCTTCCTGCTGCTGGAGTCTGACCTCGTTTATGAACCCCGGGCTCTCACCACATGCCTGGAAAATCCCAGCGAGAACGTCGTATTGCTGGCGGGCTTTTCCAAGACCAGCGACGAGTGCTTAGTTGAGACGCGAAATGGCCGCTTGGTGGCGATCTCCAAGAACCGGGAAAGCCTGGGAACTGAGGTGCGGGGCGAGATGGTCGGCATCTGCAAGATCTCCCCGTCGCTGTTTTCTGCGATGCTCGAAATGGCTGAGCAACGCTTCGGTACGACCCGCCACGTAGACTACGAGACTGATTGTCTCGTTGCGGCGGCGTGGGGCGTGCCCATATCGTGCCCTGTCGTTGAAGATCTGGTGTGGTGCGAGATTGACGATGAAACGCATCTCGCCCGCGCACGCGACGAGATTTATCCAGTCGTTCAGAGAACGGACTTGAACAGGGAGTTGCGGGACAGCCAGCGACTCCGAAGCAATCTCGGCAAGTTCAAAACGGTCGGATTCTTCGACGAGCGGGAGCTGATCATCCGCCACATTCATGATTTGGAGCAATGCGCACCAGAACTCGAGCGACAGGGATACACCGTTCAGCGCGATGTCTCAGACGGCAAGAGAGTGGGATGCCGCATCTTCCGGGAAGACAGCCTGAGGGTGCCCAGCAAATCCCGCCTGCGGTTCCCCTGGATCGGAATCTGGGAGCACGAAGTCGGGGAGGACGGACTGATTGCGCTCCCGCCCGAAGATGTACGATACAGGCCGGAGGATTTTCTACCCCTTGAGCAAACGGACTTTCTGGGTGTCTCTGTCGGAGTTCCGCACAATCCGACGGCAGTCCTGAACACGTATTTTGGGTCCAGTGATTGGATGGAAGTCTGTCAACTGCCTTACCGGGACCATCGCAACGGAGGTGACCTCACCGGCTTTCCCGACGACAAGTTCAAGGTGCGGGGATCTTCCTCGGATCGGTCATCGGTTGCTCTCCTAGTCGATTCTTTGTGA